The following DNA comes from Cellulophaga sp. HaHa_2_95.
AGTTTCCGGCTGCTGTCACCATTAAGTAGTAAGGTGCATTGTACATGATCCGATCCCAATCTTTAGAAACTTGTATATAAGCTCCAAAATACCAGTCTGGAACAAAGTCTGGTCTTATACCATACGAATGATTAGATAATAATAATCCGTTTGCTGCAGCATCTATTACTTCCACTTTATCTGCTTTCCAGTCGCTAGAAATTGCTGTAGCATTGTAAGCCACTCCTTTAGCTTCCGTTTTAATTCCTTTGGCAATCATGCTTCCTAATACCATAGTGGCATGAGGACTTACAGATGCCGTGTGATCTCCTTGCGTTGCTCTTGAATTATATTCTTGATGTGTAAGTAGTGCTTTCCCGGAATCCCATACCCCAACTTTCATTCCTTGCCCACTGATTCCTAAATCTAGTGCACCACCCGTATACAATGTATTTGCTCTAGAAACCATACTTGCGTTATCACTAAACGTACTATAATACAAAGGGGTACCGTCTGTTCCTATATCTACAAGTTCTATTTGATTGCCATCTTCTAAAGTACTAGATACCTCTAACCCTCTTTCCTTGGCAAATGCTTTTAGCGTAATACTTTTTTTTGCAAAATCTTTAGAAAATTCTTCTTGTACGGTGGTTAACGTACGTGCATCATACTTAGATTGAATATGTTGGATTTTAGACGTTGACTGTGCTTGAATTGTTGAAAGACTCAACATAGCGATGGTCATTAAAACACACGAATAAACCCGGTTTGGGAAAAGTTTACTGTAGTCCATAATAATTAGTTTAGTAAGATTTGGACTACAAACATACATCAAACCAATTGAACTATCGACAAGTAACGCATTTTATTCGACGAAATGCATTAATCAAATTTTAGTACTTTATCTTCTTATTTATTGAATTTTAATTGTAAGTACACCGGAAAGTGATCACTATAACCGCCCATATATCGCCTACCCACATAGGTCCTAAAAGGGCTACCTTTAAATTTACCTTTAAATTCTGTTAGAAAATGATCATCAAAAATATTGGACGAGTTATAACTATGGGTCTTCTTCTCGTAATTCAAAAAACTATGAGATATAAGGATTTGGTCAAACAGAGACCATTTAAATTTGTAATTGGCACTACCTCTTTTAGGAGTTAAAAGCTTCTCCATAGGATTAAAAAGATGCTTTTCTCCTACAAGTTTTTTAACGCTTGCGGTGTGGGGTCCATCATTAAAATCGCCCATAACAATATAATTAGGATTTGCATAAGTTTCCTCAAGCACATTCATAAACGCTACGATGGTATCTGCAGCTTTTATTCTTTTATATTCTGTTTCATCCCCACCATCACGACGGGAAGGCCAATGGTTCACAAAAAGGTGAACTTCCTCTCCGTTTAATACGCCTCGAACATATAAGATATCTCGTGTCATATCTTGTTGCCCATCCAAATTAAATACTTCAAGGGGTATCGCTTCCGAATGCAAAACCTTAAAAAATCGCTTATCAAAAATTAATGCGTTATCAATTCCACGCTCATCCGGAGAATCATAATGTATGAAATCATATTCACAGGACGTCAACACAGGCTCCGCTAACAAGTCTTTTAAAACCTTCTTATTTTCTACCTCTACAACACCCACTAATACCGGAGGTTTACCAATAGTATCTACGCCAATTTTCGAAATAGTAGAGGCTAGTTTAAAAAGCTTGGATTTGTAGCGCTTAGGCGTCCATTGCAGTTTCCCATTGGGTGTATAATCACTATCTAATTTATCGGGATGGTCTTCGGTATCAAAAAGATTTTCTAAATTGTAGAATGCAATCGTGTGCATACTATCCTGTACTTTTTTCTTGAAGAATTTTGAGAAGAACATAAAAAGAAATGATGTTTTGTCTGCCTAGTGCAGTATCCTGTTATTGTATAGTTAAAGACATCATACAAAAGAGAATAGCAATTAATAATTTAATAGGCTCTTTTTCAAAAATACAAAATAGCTACACTAGTATTCCGTAAATTTGTACTTTAATTTGACATATGTTAGAACAAAAAGAAATAGATTATGAAAGAACGGTACTTATTGGTGTTATCAATAAGGATCAAAATGAACTTAAGGTTAAAGAATATCTAGACGAACTAGAATTCTTGACCTATACTGCCGGTGGCGAAGTTTATAAAAGATTTGTTCAAAAAGTAGACTTGCCTAATCCTAAGACGTATATAGGAAGCGGTAAGATGAATGATGTAGAAGCTTATGTGGAAGAACACCAAATTGGTTGCGTTATTTTTGATGACGAACTATCTCCTGCACAACAACGAAATATAGAAAAACAACTGAAGTGTAAAATTCTAGATCGTACACACCTAATTTTAGATATTTTCTCACAAAGAGCGCAGACTAGTTATGCTAGAACTCAAGTAGAATTGGCGCAATATGAATACTTACTACCTCGCTTAACTGGTTTATGGACCCACTTAGAACGACAAAAAGGGGGTATTGGTATGCGTGGACCTGGTGAGACAGAGATTGAAACAGATAGGCGTATTGTGCGTGACCGTATCACTTTATTAAAGAAGAAGCTCCTAAAGATAGACCGTCAAATGGAAACCCAAAGAGGTAACCGTGGCGCGCTTGTCCGTGTAGCTTTAGTAGGATATACCAATGTTGGTAAATCTACCTTAATGAATGTAGTGAGTAAAAGTGATGTATTTGCAGAAAACAAATTATTCGCAACTTTAGACACTACTGTTCGTAAAGTAGTTATTGGAAACCTTCCGTTTCTTTTAAGTGATACTGTTGGATTTATTCGTAAGCTACCTACCCAATTAGTAGAAAGTTTTAAAAGTACCTTAGATGAAGTAAGAGAGGCAGATTTACTGCTCCATGTGGTAGATATCTCTCACCCTCAGTTTGAAGAGCACATTGCTTCCGTAAATAAAATTTTAGGGGAAATTGGAAGCGGAGATAAAAAAACTATTATGGTTTTCAATAAGATTGATCAATTTACACATGAAACTATTGATGATGATGATCTTATTACAGAAAGAACAGAAGAGCATTTTACCTTAGATGAATGGCGAAAAACTTGGATGCGTAAAGTAGGAGACCGCGCCTTATTTATCTCCGCATTGAATAAAGATAATTTAGACGAATTTAGAAAAAGAGTCTATGACGAGGTAAGAGATATTCATGTGACGCGTTTTCCGTATAACAATTTTCTTTACCCAGAACATTTGGACGAATATTAGTGTAATTTTCCTACTTCATAAAAGTATGGAAACTGGTATTTAATCGAAGAAATGATACCGTTTACATTTTCGCAACAAAATAGTAGGGGTTGACAACATAAAAGTGGCACTTACGGTATTTGCTTCTATCTTTGACCTGTAGTTAACATGTAGTGTTTACCCCAAGTTACACTTAATGAATTAACCGAAAAGCATTGAGATTCCCAAATCGTGTGCTTGACCTACAAAAGCTTATAAAAAATAATTAGTCCCCCAAGACTAGCTAAAAATGTAGCCTGTTTCGTTTAAGAAATTAAACGAAACAGGCTTTTTTGTATCCTAACATTTTAATACTACCCTTTTGGTCTGTAGGAAAAAAGACGCCATCATACCGCTTGTCGGAAAAAATAAACCATTCATATGTTTTACAACAAAATAAGATAGCTTCACAACAAAATTTGCTCAAAATCTTAGCCTCCTCACTACCTTTACATCATATTTAATAGCGGAGTTTTTCCCCAAATTAATGAAGTTATTAAATTAAAAAACCCGTGTAACGGTTCCCCAATCGAAGCACAGAATTAACAATAAATATAATTCCAAATCACCAAAGACCTACTTTACAAAGCAAAAAAAACGCCCTTCGAAAGAAGGGCGTTTTTTGTTATATAACGCTTTACGAAATTCGTGTTTAGAACGAGTAGTTCAAACCAGCCATCCAGTACGTTTGTAGTTTATTGTCAACATCATCAAAACTAGTTGCTGTTGCAGGATCTTGATTTAAAGCATAATTAAGTGCTTCTTGTTTATTGCTTCTTAAACCAAAGTCAAAACCAACTCCAATACCTTTCCATAATGTGTAACCAAAAGAGTTTGTCCAAGTTACGTTAGACAAATCACTACTCTTGTAGCTTTGGAACATTGATAGGTTAGTCTTAAAGTTTATAGCACCAATTTTTCTAGTATAATCTGCTACTATTTTAGCACCTAAAGAAGATTCAAAAACAGAATCATCACCTTTACTAAATACAAAATTGTAGTTTAAAGGGTGAATTACCACTATTAAATCTTGAATTGGAGTCCATGTAGCACCAATACCTAGGTCTAAGTATCCTGGATCGTTAAAGTTGTTTAAAACCGTAGTTCTATACTCTGCTAATCCTGAAGCTGCTAAAGTTTTTGTAATGTTACGACCATATAATGACGTAAGTTGAAACACATCTGTAGTCGCTTCAAAGTTATCACTATCTGTTGGGTCATTCTTATCATCTAATTTTACCCAAGCAAA
Coding sequences within:
- a CDS encoding endonuclease: MHTIAFYNLENLFDTEDHPDKLDSDYTPNGKLQWTPKRYKSKLFKLASTISKIGVDTIGKPPVLVGVVEVENKKVLKDLLAEPVLTSCEYDFIHYDSPDERGIDNALIFDKRFFKVLHSEAIPLEVFNLDGQQDMTRDILYVRGVLNGEEVHLFVNHWPSRRDGGDETEYKRIKAADTIVAFMNVLEETYANPNYIVMGDFNDGPHTASVKKLVGEKHLFNPMEKLLTPKRGSANYKFKWSLFDQILISHSFLNYEKKTHSYNSSNIFDDHFLTEFKGKFKGSPFRTYVGRRYMGGYSDHFPVYLQLKFNK
- a CDS encoding DUF3078 domain-containing protein — encoded protein: MKKLVFTLVASFAITAGFSQTVEELKAEQAPKKDSIAALQGKVDALQAQIDAMPGWKIGAFGTIGGSISSFSNWYAQGTPDNSSGNIGFTVNAFANLKEEKFFWRNSANVNFAWVKLDDKNDPTDSDNFEATTDVFQLTSLYGRNITKTLAASGLAEYRTTVLNNFNDPGYLDLGIGATWTPIQDLIVVIHPLNYNFVFSKGDDSVFESSLGAKIVADYTRKIGAINFKTNLSMFQSYKSSDLSNVTWTNSFGYTLWKGIGVGFDFGLRSNKQEALNYALNQDPATATSFDDVDNKLQTYWMAGLNYSF
- the hflX gene encoding GTPase HflX, which translates into the protein MLEQKEIDYERTVLIGVINKDQNELKVKEYLDELEFLTYTAGGEVYKRFVQKVDLPNPKTYIGSGKMNDVEAYVEEHQIGCVIFDDELSPAQQRNIEKQLKCKILDRTHLILDIFSQRAQTSYARTQVELAQYEYLLPRLTGLWTHLERQKGGIGMRGPGETEIETDRRIVRDRITLLKKKLLKIDRQMETQRGNRGALVRVALVGYTNVGKSTLMNVVSKSDVFAENKLFATLDTTVRKVVIGNLPFLLSDTVGFIRKLPTQLVESFKSTLDEVREADLLLHVVDISHPQFEEHIASVNKILGEIGSGDKKTIMVFNKIDQFTHETIDDDDLITERTEEHFTLDEWRKTWMRKVGDRALFISALNKDNLDEFRKRVYDEVRDIHVTRFPYNNFLYPEHLDEY